A window of the Drosophila simulans strain w501 chromosome 2L, Prin_Dsim_3.1, whole genome shotgun sequence genome harbors these coding sequences:
- the LOC6730929 gene encoding folylpolyglutamate synthase, mitochondrial has product MHSVLPLMYRRRSSHLKALQWTIQSSQNFFKMSFKAPSIKLPKAAAIKELANKPTQPQSQPSQSQSSATQPTKPPQPAEIKKNPLTMGAISPAPPTPISPKPSVQPKIPDQRAKWMAKVSPESQRKAKLAAAGGSPPSGPPKNQFSQANNPSFAMPGQSSPANFGAAPKAQASWQQKVEKSAENEDSAAFKGASSESQRKNWMNRMQGSQQRKQNQWLKEMQAKQQAGKEIQAQKMQKIESQKTTTSPAAPLNEASSSTPQQAEKPEEKSPEHLAYLDAIRQLNSYQVLEPTSGRATTKSSRKEQDPVIEQTLECLEKSGLTKKDLKAIPVIQVAGSKGRGSTCAIVESVLRCHGVKTGVLSSPHLFLTSERIRIDGEPLSDVQFTELFWKINTDLANMQPTPSYNKIMTVMAFHAFHQAGVEVAIVEVGNAGASDATNIASHAQTIGITTLGWEQSSNLGNSLRDIAWAKASIMKPEANIYTNVTQTECCEVLAQKAKQIGVELRRVPTFNDYIEGDMNNKLLMNKANYSMRLNGSLAVQLAYDFLKRHKPEYVVGLEHNSTLLTPGASRGIEIFEQPGHFDFMRHDMFNVYLDSADTFESMMACRDWFYTRTRANRQPKILLFNKVNEFNAKDLLTIISSNLRFEEACFVPSPNYFEGEILAEEDGKAMVWHGMEELQRAKRNAGNWRALCEENGKRDNSQLSISINAFFEYLTNKYGKQKYGMKNELDVLVTGSRQLVAATISCLRKMKSSNPWQ; this is encoded by the coding sequence ATGCATTCAGTGTTGCCGTTGATGTATCGTAGAAGGAGTTCCCATCTGAAGGCCCTCCAATGGACGATCCAGTCGAGCCAGAACTTCTTCAAGATGAGCTTCAAGGCGCCATCGATAAAACTGCCTAAGGCTGCCGCCATTAAGGAATTGGCCAATAAGCCAACGCAACCCCAGTCCCAGCCCTCGCAATCGCAGTCTTCGGCAACACAACCAACTAAACCGCCTCAGCCAGCGGAAATCAAGAAGAATCCTTTGACGATGGGCGCCATAAGCcccgcaccacccactcccatTAGCCCAAAACCCTCAGTTCAACCGAAAATCCCAGATCAGCGGGCCAAGTGGATGGCCAAGGTCTCACCGGAATCGCAGAGAAAAGCCAAATTGGCAGCTGCAGGAGGTTCTCCGCCTTCCGGTCCTCCAAAGAACCAGTTCAGCCAAGCAAATAATCCCAGTTTCGCGATGCCCGGTCAAAGTTCGCCTGCAAACTTTGGTGCTGCACCTAAAGCTCAAGCCTCTTGGCAGCAAAAGGTGGAAAAATCTGCGGAAAATGAAGATTCCGCGGCATTCAAGGGTGCCTCTTCTGAGTCTCAACGAAAGAACTGGATGAACCGGATGCAGGGATCGCAACAAAGGAAACAGAATCAGTGGCTGAAAGAGATGCAGGCCAAACAGCAGGCTGGCAAGGAAATTCAAGCTCAGAAGATGCAGAAAATTGAGTCTCAAAAGACCACGACGAGTCCAGCTGCACCACTTAATGAAGCGTCTTCATCTACTCCACAACAGGCAGAAAAGCCCGAAGAAAAGAGTCCGGAACATTTGGCATACTTAGATGCGATTAGGCAATTGAATAGCTATCAGGTTTTGGAGCCCACTTCTGGCAGAGCCACCACCAAGAGCAGTAGAAAGGAGCAGGATCCGGTTATCGAGCAAACGTTGGAGTGTCTGGAAAAGTCGGGACTTACGAAAAAGGATCTAAAGGCCATACCCGTGATACAAGTAGCGGGTTCCAAAGGTCGGGGCTCAACGTGTGCCATAGTGGAGAGTGTCCTTCGGTGTCATGGGGTGAAAACTGGCGTTCTCTCCTCGCCCCATCTGTTTCTAACCAGCGAAAGGATAAGGATCGACGGTGAACCCCTAAGCGATGTTCAGTTTACGGAGCTCTTTTGGAAAATCAACACTGATCTAGCGAATATGCAACCCACACCTTCCTATAACAAAATCATGACGGTCATGGCCTTCCACGCTTTCCATCAAGCCGGCGTTGAGGTGGCCATTGTAGAGGTGGGAAATGCAGGCGCCAGTGATGCCACCAACATAGCCTCGCATGCCCAGACCATAGGAATAACGACCTTGGGATGGGAGCAGAGCTCGAATTTGGGAAATTCTTTAAGGGATATAGCCTGGGCCAAGGCGTCCATCATGAAGCCGGAGGCCAATATCTATACGAATGTCACCCAAACCGAATGCTGTGAGGTCTTGGCCCaaaaggccaaacaaattggcGTCGAACTCCGCCGAGTGCCAACATTTAACGACTATATCGAGGGTGATATGAACAACAAGCTGTTGATGAATAAGGCAAACTACTCTATGAGATTGAATGGATCCCTGGCCGTACAATTGGCCTACGATTTCTTGAAGCGACACAAGCCCGAATATGTGGTGGGATTGGAACATAATTCTACTCTGTTAACACCGGGAGCAAGTCGCGGAATCGAGATCTTTGAACAGCCCGGACACTTTGACTTCATGCGACACGACATGTTTAACGTCTATCTGGATAGCGCCGATACCTTTGAGTCGATGATGGCCTGCCGGGATTGGTTTTACACCAGAACACGCGCGAATCGACAGCCAAAAATCCTGCTGTTTAACAAGGTCAACGAGTTCAATGCCAAGGATCTTCTGACTATCATAAGCAGTAATTTGCGCTTCGAAGAGGCCTGCTTTGTGCCCAGTCCCAACTACTTCGAGGGCGAAATCCTGGCCGAGGAGGATGGAAAGGCCATGGTGTGGCACGGCATGGAGGAGCTGCAAAGGGCCAAGAGGAATGCCGGAAATTGGAGAGCTCTCTGCGAGGAGAACGGCAAAAGGGACAACTCGCAGCTTTCCATATCCATCAATGCCTTCTTCGAGTACCTGACTAACAAGTACGGCAAACAGAAGTACGGAATGAAGAACGAACTGGATGTCCTCGTCACCGGCTCCCGGCAATTGGTGGCCGCCACCATATCGTGTCTACGGAAAATGAAGTCATCGAATCCTTGGCAATGA